The Spirosoma sp. SC4-14 DNA window AGGCATTGCTCTGTTTGGCCAGGCGGTTCGGTATCGGGTGCAGATCGATTATCGCCGGTTCGTTCGCCGGGAGCTGAAAAAACGGGACCGCGAATGGTCTCGACTAAAACGGAAAACCTCGCCGGGTAAGGGCGAGGCTTGATTTTTTCGGAATACCAGTCTATGACTGGTATTTTCATTTTAAAGCGGTTTAAGCCGCTTTTTTCTCCGCAAACGATGCTTTGATGGCTTCAACGTCTACGTTTTTGATGGTAGGCTTACGCAGCAGTTGTTTGATCGCGTTTGTTTTGTTATTAGCGATAGCCCGGTTCCGGCGGCCTTTGCGTTTTAATTCAGTTACTGCCATGATTATATCTTTGTTTACTTGCTAAGTTCAAATTTTGACGTGCAAAAGTACGGCTTTTTTAAACAGAATTGACAGAATGTGTCGAATTTTATTTACTCTAAAGAGTCTTGTCCATTAATTTTGTGCCATGCAAAAACCCACATTACCGAAAGGCACTCGCGATTTCGGGCCGGAGCAGATGCGCAAACGGCTCTTTATATTCGATACCATCCGCCAGACATTCCAGCGATTTGGTTTTCAGCCGCTTGAAACGCCATCAATGGAAAACCTGTCGGTGCTGACCGGCAAATATGGAGATGAAGGCGATCAGCTTTTATTTAAAATCCTAAATTCGGGCGATTTTGCTGCCGACTTAACTGAGGATGATCTGAAAGCCGGGTCGAAAAAGCTTACTCCGAAGATTGCTGAAAAAGGATTGCGCTATGACTTAACGGTACCATTTGCGCGGTATGTGGTCATGAACCGCAATAATCTGGCTTTGCCCTTCAAACGCTACCAGATGCAGCCCGTATGGCGGGCCGACCGCCCGCAAAAAGGCCGTTATCGGGAGTTTTATCAATGCGATGCCGATGTTGTCGGTACCGATTCGCTGCTGTGCGAAGCCGAAATCGTACTGATGATTCATGAAGTATTCCGCAATCTGGGCGTCGAAAATTTTACCCTTAAGCTCAATAACCGCAAGATTCTGGCCGGTATTTCGGAAGTGATTGGCGCACCGGGGCAGGAGGGGGCCTTAAGCGTTGCTATCGATAAGCTCGACAAAATCGGGAAGGAAAAAGTCCTCGACGAACTCCGTGAACGCGGGTTTTCGGAAGAGAGTATTAATCGGCTAGATCCGATGTTTACTTTTGGCAACCTGGCAGCTCAGGAAGTGATCGATCAGTTAAAAAGCTGGCTGGCAACATCGGAAACGGCCACCTCGGGTATTGCCGAACTGGAAAAAACCCTACAGCTTGTTGAGCAGTATGGACTGACGAATCCGCAGGTTGAGATCGACCCAACGCTGGCAAGGGGTTTATCATACTATACGGGCGCTATTTTCGAAGTCAAAGCCAACGGTGTTTCTATTGGTAGCATAAGCGGTGGCGGCCGATACGACAACCTGACGGGAGCTTTTGGGATGCCGGGGCTTTCGGGGGTAGGTATATCGTTTGGTGTCGACCGGATTTATGATGTGATGGAAGAGCTTTCATTGTTTCCGGCTTCGGCGGGGCAGGGAACGCAGGCGCTCATTGTCTCCTTCGATGCCGAGGCACGGGTGGTTGCCTTACCGTTGCTCAATCGCTTACGGAGCCAGGGCATTTCGGCGGAGGCTTATCCCGATCTGGCAAAAGTGAAGAAAATGCTCGATTATGCCAATGCAAAAGCGATTCCGTTTGTGGTACTGATTGGTTCGGAAGAAGTACAAACAGGCTTGCTGACACTGAAAAACATGCTGACTGGCGAACAACAGAAAGTCAGTGCAGAAGAGGTTGCTGCGATCGTACAGGCATAATCGTAGAAATGGTGGCAAAAGTGGTTTAATGCTTCTTTTGCCACCATTTTTTCTTCTTAACAGGTATAAGCACGACTTCGCCCAGAAAGCTCTGCTCCTGATTCAGGTAAACTTCTTTGGTAAGCGGTAAATCTTCTGCTTTGAGCGTTAATTCGAGCCTTTGGTAACCAATCTGGGCAAAGATCAGGGTTATCTTGTCAGGTGTATAGCTTGCGGGTATTGTTAAACTAAAGAGGCCGGTCGCATTGGTCATCGCCTTAACTTCTGTGCCTTTCAGTTGGACATAAATTCCTGGGAGTGCCAGATGGTCTGAAGCATCGAAAACCGTTCCGCGAATCGTATTTTTTGTACTATCGCTAACCGTTTCCGGTTTATTGCGGATGGCCTGGTTCTGTACAGAGTTTTCTGTATGACTGCCTAACACATTGGTGGGTGGTAGCGATTGCTGCTGATCCGAAAGGGCACTGCTGGTCGTACTGATCAGAAAAGCAC harbors:
- the hisS gene encoding histidine--tRNA ligase, with product MQKPTLPKGTRDFGPEQMRKRLFIFDTIRQTFQRFGFQPLETPSMENLSVLTGKYGDEGDQLLFKILNSGDFAADLTEDDLKAGSKKLTPKIAEKGLRYDLTVPFARYVVMNRNNLALPFKRYQMQPVWRADRPQKGRYREFYQCDADVVGTDSLLCEAEIVLMIHEVFRNLGVENFTLKLNNRKILAGISEVIGAPGQEGALSVAIDKLDKIGKEKVLDELRERGFSEESINRLDPMFTFGNLAAQEVIDQLKSWLATSETATSGIAELEKTLQLVEQYGLTNPQVEIDPTLARGLSYYTGAIFEVKANGVSIGSISGGGRYDNLTGAFGMPGLSGVGISFGVDRIYDVMEELSLFPASAGQGTQALIVSFDAEARVVALPLLNRLRSQGISAEAYPDLAKVKKMLDYANAKAIPFVVLIGSEEVQTGLLTLKNMLTGEQQKVSAEEVAAIVQA
- a CDS encoding carboxypeptidase-like regulatory domain-containing protein, with the protein product MKSAAYHLKLHNPCNQSWDSMTENGSGKFCSACAKTVVDFTGLADADILHLIQTSSGKLCGRLTQTQLNQTLEETQSHRSSLPFNTVLAGAFLISTTSSALSDQQQSLPPTNVLGSHTENSVQNQAIRNKPETVSDSTKNTIRGTVFDASDHLALPGIYVQLKGTEVKAMTNATGLFSLTIPASYTPDKITLIFAQIGYQRLELTLKAEDLPLTKEVYLNQEQSFLGEVVLIPVKKKKWWQKKH